In one Maniola hyperantus chromosome 6, iAphHyp1.2, whole genome shotgun sequence genomic region, the following are encoded:
- the xit gene encoding probable dolichyl pyrophosphate Glc1Man9GlcNAc2 alpha-1,3-glucosyltransferase, with protein sequence MLLEIILIVTAVKVFFMPLYRSTDFEVHRNWLAVTHNLTLDQWYHDTTSKWTLDYPPFFAWLEFALSHVGKIFDPEMVKIENLNYASDMTVLFQRLSVIVLDFVYIYGAFRCTKNIANGNLLVFLLLITNPGLIMVDHIHFQYNGFLFGILLLSISNMLSNNFLYSAFWFAVLLNFKHIYLYMAPVYVVHLLRAYCFTVSSTDGVHTPWYSFSVTNLFKLAATVIFVFCLSFGPFIDQLPQVFSRLFPFKRGLCHAYWAPNFWALYNFADKILQHVSVKLGIPVVAQEAAMTGGLVQEYRHAVLPTITPTVTFVLTAAAMAPALVKLWYLGADRRYRGGSFLRCLTLCATCAFMFGWHVHEKAILMILIPLSFLSVLGITDARLYMFMSIVGHYSLFPLLYPKNLLPIKIFILLTHLSLVFSYLPGLYEPKTKTSRKRGFLVLPKLKASQTLYLYGLIGLCIYENMLHSFLGLDKTLPFLPLMMTSVYCALGVFYFWVRQYIYFLTFNLSSVPTLTTSTNTKSVYEKKDT encoded by the exons ATGTTACtcgaaataattttaattgtaacCGCTGTAAAGGTCTTTTTTATGCCGCTCTA CCGTTCAACCGACTTCGAAGTTCACAGAAATTGGCTTGCAGTAACGCACAATCTAACCCTGGACCAATGGTATCATGATACCACATCTAAGTGGACACTGGATTATCCTCCGTTTTTTGCGTGGTTGGAGTTTGCCCTCTCTCATGTAGGAAAAATATTTGACCCAGAGATGGTGAAAATAGAAAATCTGAATTATGCTTCAGATATGACTGTCCTTTTCCAAAGATTGTCTGTGATTGTTCTGGATTTTGTATACATATATGGCGCATTCAG ATGTACAAAAAATATAGCAAATGGGAATCTTCTTGTGTTCCTTCTTCTTATCACAAACCCTGGACTTATTATGGTTGACCACATCCATTTTCAATATAATGGATTCTTATTTGGCATTTTGTTGTTATCTATATCAAATATGCTATCA aataacttcctatattccGCATTTTGGTTTGCAGTGCTGTTGAATTTCAAGCATATATACTTGTACATGGCACCTGTGTATGTAGTGCACCTATTGAGAGCCTACTGTTTCACTGTATCCTCCACTGATGGGGTCCATACACCATGGTATTCATTCTCAGTGACTAACTTGTTCAAATTGGCTGCCACAGTAATCTTTGTATTTTGTTTGTCATTTGGACCCTTTATAGACCAATTGCCACAG GTTTTTTCAAGACTTTTTCCATTCAAACGAGGTTTATGCCACGCATACTGGGCCCCGAATTTTTGGGCATTGTATAATTTTGCAGACAAAATCCTGCAACATGTTT CTGTTAAATTGGGTATCCCAGTGGTAGCCCAGGAGGCAGCTATGACGGGAGGCCTGGTGCAGGAGTACCGGCATGCAGTGCTGCCCACCATCACGCCGACCGTCACCTTCGTGCTCACTGCTGCAGCCATGGCACCCGCgctcgttaaactgtggtatcTGGGGGCCGATAGAAGATACAGAGGTGGCAGTTTCTTGAG atgCTTAACATTGTGCGCAACCTGCGCGTTTATGTTTGGATGGCATGTCCACGAGAAGGCAATACTGATGATTTTGATCCCTCTCAG CTTTCTCTCAGTTCTCGGCATCACGGATGCCAGGCTGTACATGTTCATGAGTATAGTCGGCCACTACTCGCTGTTTCCGCTGCTCTACCCAAAGAACTTGTTACCGATCAAGATATTTATATTACTAACGCACCTATCCCTCGTGTTCAGTTACCTCCCTGGTTTGTATGAACCCAAAACGAAAACGAGTAGAAAACGTGGATTCTTAGTTCTACCTAAACTAAAGGCGTCTCAGACTTTGTATCTGTACGGCTTAATAGGTCTGTGTATCTATGAAAACATGCTACATTCATTCTTGGGCTTAGACAAGACACTGCCATTCCTACCACTTATGATGACCTCTGTCTATTGCGCCCTAGGCGTGTTTTACTTTTGGGTACGCCagtatatatattttcttacatttaatttaagcAGTGTTCCTACATTAACTACAAGTACTAACACTAAGTCAGTTTATGAAAAAAAAGATACGTAA
- the LOC117983364 gene encoding transmembrane protein 60: MAILHRALFTWFIFLVFLILLCLRLESRTHWNWFIVFIPMWVYDSILLIYVLFHMVSHCRNGIERFRGTINKNVWYIAAIGLKMAAQIIICIKLEYTKFNLPIYVVMTPIWMLLPVLCVEVFMHLIKHSSRSSRY; the protein is encoded by the coding sequence ATGGCTATTCTACACCGAGCCCTCTTTACGTGgtttatttttttagtgtttttaataCTCTTATGCTTGAGACTAGAGTCAAGAACACATTGGAACTGGTTTATCGTATTTATCCCGATGTGGGTTTACGATAGCATTTTATTGATATATGTTCTGTTTCATATGGTGTCACATTGCCGAAATGGCATAGAAAGATTTAGAGGTACTATTAACAAAAATGTTTGGTACATAGCAGCAATTGGATTGAAAATGGCAGCACAAATCATAATTTGTATCAAACTGGAGTATACAAAGTTTAATCTGCCGATATATGTGGTGATGACCCCAATCTGGATGTTACTACCCGTGCTATGTGTGGAAGTGTTTATGCATTTAATAAAACATTCAAGCAGAAGCAGtagatattaa